From the Xiphophorus maculatus strain JP 163 A chromosome 20, X_maculatus-5.0-male, whole genome shotgun sequence genome, one window contains:
- the LOC102235556 gene encoding glycoprotein-N-acetylgalactosamine 3-beta-galactosyltransferase 1-B-like, with amino-acid sequence MKALGSRFSFYAGFVVGTFTLYVFLRQVWFERSEQAEGYGKLGVQQQQLDEDQGIWKKERSALFNLDHPHHTGEDSRMADELYNKVRILCWVMTGPKNLETKARHVKYTWSRHCNIVVFMSSVDDPDFPTVGLGTKEGRDQLYWKTIRAFHYAYEHYANEADWFLKADDDTYVIVDNLRWILANHTPDEPIYFGRRFKPYTKQGYMSGGAGYVLSREALRRFVEGFKDKVCTHTSSVEDLAMGQCMEKVGVLAGDSRDTAQRETFHPFVPEQHLTAKFPKSFWYWSYCYYPISEGPKCCSDVSVSFHYVDATGMYMLEYYAYHLRAFGYRYRYQPPTPKAYSAELPNPWDSAERLKERASGVKESGAGDDSAQEVGPAPVAAKDPAEAPV; translated from the exons ATGAAGGCCCTGGGTTCCAGATTCTCCTTTTATGCGGGTTTTGTGGTGGGGACCTTCACATTGTACGTGTTCCTGCGGCAGGTTTGGTTTGAGAGGTCTGAGCAGGCCGAAGGCTATGGGAAACTTGGTGTCCAGCAGCAACAGTTGGACGAAGACCAGGGCATATGGAAGAAAGAGAGGTCCGCTCTGTTTAACTTGGATCACCCTCATCATACAG GTGAGGATAGCCGCATGGCTGACGAGTTGTACAACAAGGTGCGAATCCTTTGCTGGGTGATGACTGGTCCCAAAAACTTGGAGACAAAGGCTCGGCATGTCAAGTACACATGGAGCCGGCATTGCAACATAGTCGTTTTCATGAGCTCTGTGGATGACCCCGACTTCCCCACGGTGGGACTTGGCACTAAGGAGGGGCGCGATCAGCTGTACTGGAAAACGATCAGGGCCTTCCATTACGCCTACGAGCATTACGCCAACGAGGCAGACTGGTTCCTCAAGGCAGATGACGACACCTACGTGATAGTGGACAATCTGCGATGGATCCTTGCCAACCACACGCCGGACGAGCCGATTTACTTTGGCCGAAGATTCAAGCCCTACACCAAGCAGGGGTACATGAGCGGCGGCGCAGGATACGTACTGAGCAGAGAAGCCCTGCGGAGATTCGTAGAAGGTTTTAAAGACAAAGTGTGCACTCACACTTCGTCTGTAGAGGACCTGGCGATGGGGCAGTGTATGGAGAAGGTTGGGGTGCTGGCAGGAGACTCCCGAGACACTGCGCAGAGGGAGACGTTCCACCCCTTCGTCCCCGAGCAACACCTCACTGCCAAGTTCCCCAAGAGCTTCTGGTACTGGAGCTACTGCTACTACCCCATCTCAGAG gGTCCAAAGTGCTGTTCAGATGTGTCGGTGTCTTTTCATTATGTAGACGCCACCGGCATGTACATGTTGGAGTACTACGCCTATCACCTGCGTGCCTTTGGCTATAGATACCGCTACCAGCCGCCAACCCCAAAGGCTTACAGTGCTGAACTTCCAAATCCCTGGGATTCTGCCGAAAGACTAAAAGAGCGGGCGTCTGGGGTGAAGGAGTCCGGGGCTGGAGATGATTCAGCGCAGGAAGTAGGTCCTGCACCTGTGGCTGCTAAAGACCCCGCTGAAGCGCCGGTTTGA